A stretch of the Nicotiana tabacum cultivar K326 chromosome 6, ASM71507v2, whole genome shotgun sequence genome encodes the following:
- the LOC107830834 gene encoding putative pentatricopeptide repeat-containing protein At5g52630 — protein MDSTIDPRCTHARAITTGAAKANRAVLNNLITLYSKSNLPSHAVRVFQSIPSPNVVSFTALLTSAFSNSPLSAFRHFISMIRRQILPNGHTLTSLLKTCASLPALTFGLQLHSLAIKLGFSSEPFTASALVSLYFKTGLSGNAKRVFDEMSVRDEVCFSSVIVGLARNSKPMDALSCFVEMRRSGVASTMVSVSGALRAASDVAMLEQCRIIHGHAMVTGLNLNVIVGSALIDGYGKCGLLGNARGVFDELEMELNIVGWNAMMAGHAQQGEHGNVIELFTLMEERGMVPDEYSFLAILTAFYNAGLVEETEIWFRRMTEEYSLEPCLEHYTCLVGALGKAGRLEEAERIALSMPFKPDAALWRVLLSKCAYHVNMDIAWRMSDRLLHINPMDDSAYVILANAYASAGRWDEVREVWKRMKDKKVRKEGGKSWIETQGEVHVFLAGDRRHERADEIYAKLADLMEEIEKLGYVPVWAEMLHEVEEKEKKKALWYHSEKLALAFGLLNGTAPPGKALRIVKNLRICRDCHEAFKYISKLVEREIIVRDVNRYHRFLNGSCNCGDQW, from the coding sequence ATGGACTCAACAATAGACCCACGGTGTACACATGCACGCGCCATCACAACAGGCGCGGCGAAAGCCAACCGTGCAGTCCTCAACAACCTCATCACTCTCTACTCCAAATCCAATCTCCCTTCACACGCCGTCCGTGTTTTCCAGTCAATCCCATCACCCAATGTCGTTTCATTTACAGCGCTTCTCACATCCGCATTCTCCAACTCCCCACTCTCCGCCTTTCGTCATTTTATTTCCATGATCCGCCGTCAAATCCTCCCCAATGGCCATACTTTAACCTCCCTTCTCAAAACTTGCGCCTCTCTTCCTGCTCTCACCTTCGGGCTACAACTCCATTCCCTTGCTATCAAATTGGGTTTCTCTTCAGAGCCGTTTACGGCGTCAGCTCTTGTGTCGTTGTACTTTAAAACTGGGTTGTCAGGTAATGCGAAAAGGGTGTTCGATGAAATGTCTGTTAGAGATGAGGTTTGTTTCTCGTCCGTTATTGTTGGGCTTGCTCGGAACTCTAAGCCTATGGATGCTTTGTCGTGTTTTGTTGAAATGAGGAGAAGTGGTGTGGCATCTACTATGGTTAGTGTTTCTGGTGCTCTGCGGGCAGCATCTGATGTGGCTATGCTTGAGCAATGTAGGATTATTCATGGACACGCGATGGTAACGGGGCTTAATTTGAATGTTATTGTAGGCAGTGCATTGATTGATGGGTATGGGAAATGTGGGCTTTTGGGGAACGCTCGTGGAGTGTTTGATGAGCTAGAAATGGAACTCAATATTGTCGGGTGGAACGCAATGATGGCAGGGCATGCTCAACAAGGTGAACATGGCAATGTCATAGAACTTTTCACTTTGATGGAAGAACGAGGAATGGTGCCGGATGAGTACAGTTTCTTAGCTATCTTGACAGCATTTTACAATGCAGGTTTAGTtgaagagactgagatatggttCAGGAGGATGACGGAAGAGTATAGCTTGGAGCCATGTCTCGAGCACTATACGTGTTTGGTAGGTGCATTGGGGAAAGCAGGGCGTCTGGAGGAGGCAGAGCGGATTGCTTTATCAATGCCTTTTAAGCCGGATGCAGCTTTATGGCGAGTATTATTGTCTAAATGTGCCTATCACGTGAATATGGATATTGCGTGGAGGATGAGTGATAGGTTGTTGCACATTAACCCAATGGATGATTCGGCTTATGTGATTTTGGCAAATGCATATGCGAGTGCAGGGAGGTGGGATGAGGTGAGGGAGGTGTGGAAGAGAATGAAGGATAAGAAAGTGAGGAAGGAAGGTGGGAAGAGTTGGATTGAAACGCAGGGAGAGGTTCATGTGTTTTTAGCGGGTGATAGGAGACACGAGAGGGCTGATGAGATTTATGCTAAGTTAGCAGACTTAATGGAAGAGATTGAGAAATTGGGTTATGTGCCCGTATGGGCTGAAATGTTGCATGAAGtagaagagaaggaaaagaagaaagcACTTTGGTATCACAGTGAGAAGTTGGCATTGGCATTTGGGTTGTTGAATGGGACAGCACCACCTGGGAAAGCTTTGCGGATTGTGAAGAATTTGAGAATTTGCAGGGATTGTCACGAGGCATTTAAGTATATTAGTAAACTTGTTGAGAGAGAGATTATAGTGAGGGATGTCAACAGATACCACAGGTTCTTGAATGGAAGCTGCAATTGTGGAGATCAATGGTAA